Proteins encoded in a region of the Halioglobus maricola genome:
- the rluC gene encoding 23S rRNA pseudouridine(955/2504/2580) synthase RluC, translating to MSDSEQSRPSVRFVTVGEDFSGQRLDNFLNRELKGVPRTRLYKAMRKGEIRVNKGRVKPDYRLVTGDKVRIPPLRTPAPSDPPTIPRYWAEQLSERIVYEDGTLLVVNKPSGLAVHGGSGLNFGMIECLRQTRPDDRYLELVHRLDRDTSGLIMVARKPATLRELHRQLREDRVDKRYLALVPGQWPRSLKRIEAPLEKNTLKSGERMVRVSKDGKPSITEFSVVERFERATLVQAKPVTGRTHQIRVHALHAGFPLLGDAKYGSEKGEALCRELGLKRLFLHAHQLRFKLPEVGRMDLLAELDNDLEEALVKLRK from the coding sequence ATGTCAGATAGCGAACAATCAAGGCCAAGTGTGCGGTTTGTCACCGTTGGCGAAGACTTCTCCGGCCAGCGCCTGGACAACTTCCTTAATCGCGAGTTGAAGGGGGTCCCGCGCACGCGGCTGTACAAGGCGATGCGCAAGGGAGAGATCCGGGTGAATAAGGGCAGGGTGAAGCCCGATTATCGCCTCGTCACCGGCGATAAGGTGCGAATTCCGCCTCTGCGTACCCCGGCACCAAGCGATCCGCCCACTATTCCCCGATATTGGGCGGAGCAGCTCAGCGAGCGTATCGTCTATGAAGACGGCACACTGTTGGTGGTCAACAAGCCGTCCGGGCTGGCCGTGCACGGTGGGTCGGGCCTCAATTTTGGCATGATCGAGTGTCTGCGACAGACGCGCCCGGATGACCGCTATCTGGAGTTGGTGCATCGCCTGGACAGGGATACCTCCGGCCTGATCATGGTGGCAAGAAAGCCGGCGACGTTGCGTGAGCTACATCGGCAGCTGCGCGAAGACCGGGTCGACAAACGCTATCTCGCGCTCGTGCCGGGCCAATGGCCACGAAGCCTGAAGCGGATAGAGGCGCCGCTGGAGAAGAATACGCTCAAGTCCGGTGAGCGTATGGTGCGGGTCTCCAAAGACGGCAAGCCCTCTATTACCGAGTTCAGCGTGGTAGAGCGCTTTGAACGCGCCACGCTGGTACAGGCCAAGCCCGTCACAGGGCGAACCCACCAGATTCGCGTGCATGCGCTACACGCTGGTTTTCCATTGTTGGGTGACGCCAAATACGGGTCGGAGAAGGGCGAGGCTCTCTGTCGAGAGCTCGGTCTCAAGCGCCTGTTCCTGCACGCCCATCAACTGCGCTTCAAGCTGCCCGAAGTAGGGCGTATGGACCTGCTGGCAGAGCTCGATAACGACCTAGAAGAAGCTTTAGTTAAGCTACGTAAGTAA
- the rne gene encoding ribonuclease E, producing MKKMLINATQPEELRVALVDGQRLYDLDIENRTRIQKKSNIYKGKITRVEPSLEAAFVDFGAERHGFLPLKEIAREYFYRKPDGDGRMKIKDVVKEGTEIIIQVDKEERGNKGAALTTFISLAGRYMVLMPNNSRAGGISRSIEGDERSELRENMSHLEIPNGMGVIVRTAAVGRSTEELQWDLNYLLSLWEKIGNANEEVKSPNLLFQESNVIIRAVRDYLRDDIDQVLIDSTDAFKQAQDFVGMVMPQYKSRLRMYEDNIPMFNRFQIESQIETAFQREVRLPSGGSIVIDPTEALVSIDINSARATKGKDIEETALKTNLEAADEVARQLRLRDMGGLVVIDFIDMMASKSQRQVENRMRDALDIDRARVQVGRISRFGLLEMSRQRLRPSLGETSGKVCPRCNGQGTIRDTKSLALSILRLLEEEAIKERSAEVRAIVPVDVAAYLLNEKRGALNDVERDTKVRVLVVPNPNLETPHFEVQRLRDDEVEGHEISYKIDIAEPDMDAITDSHKAAIPVQQAAVQAIAPTAPAPEAAPRQEKPKQQNRNRGGKQQAKPEPKPKAGLFSRIWSAIAGEPEVEEKPAEKKPQGRQQRQGEGEQKSGGNNRNRNRNRNRNRNRNGERSGDGQQRGENRNQQNRGNEQRGEQERRDPQQRSESGEGQKRQRNEEGGNNRNRNRNRRRNNDDRRKQDVAAETPVENQQDTAAQSEERREDAPRKRPSEMKRGEPRRRRNRGRKPEGEAATGNVEALAAKPKPAPEARPEAEQAPAPVAAEPTTEAPAVAAPVVETPAAAATPAAPASTAPAELEAPVATAEASTPEAKPGAEAPAEPVAAAPAQATPAPVEPVAETPAPKAAPVGITADGRAVNDPRIAAKPVTDVEVSTNTFALFSDEVAPAATHSGRIVARAPNDPRGALPEAAAPVAEEAPATEPVTEATEEEEAAQV from the coding sequence ATGAAGAAAATGCTTATCAATGCAACTCAACCTGAAGAGTTGCGCGTTGCGCTGGTCGACGGCCAGCGTCTATACGACCTGGACATCGAGAACCGTACCCGAATCCAGAAAAAATCCAACATCTACAAGGGCAAAATTACCCGTGTAGAACCCTCGCTCGAAGCGGCGTTTGTCGACTTCGGCGCCGAGCGCCACGGCTTCCTGCCACTGAAGGAAATCGCCCGAGAATACTTCTACCGCAAGCCAGATGGCGACGGTCGAATGAAAATCAAGGACGTGGTCAAGGAAGGCACCGAGATCATCATCCAGGTGGATAAGGAAGAGCGCGGGAACAAGGGCGCTGCTCTCACCACGTTTATCAGCCTCGCTGGCCGGTACATGGTACTCATGCCCAACAACTCCCGTGCTGGCGGCATCTCCCGCAGCATTGAAGGCGACGAGCGCAGCGAATTGCGCGAAAACATGTCTCACCTGGAAATCCCCAATGGCATGGGGGTGATTGTGCGCACCGCCGCTGTGGGCCGCTCCACCGAAGAACTGCAGTGGGATCTCAACTACCTCCTGTCGCTGTGGGAAAAGATTGGCAACGCCAACGAAGAGGTAAAATCCCCCAACCTGCTGTTCCAGGAAAGTAACGTGATCATTCGCGCCGTGCGCGACTACCTGCGCGATGACATCGACCAGGTGCTGATCGACTCCACGGATGCCTTCAAACAGGCTCAGGATTTTGTCGGCATGGTAATGCCTCAGTACAAAAGCCGCCTGCGCATGTACGAAGACAACATTCCGATGTTCAACCGCTTCCAGATCGAGAGCCAGATCGAGACCGCGTTCCAGCGCGAAGTACGCCTGCCCTCCGGCGGCTCCATTGTGATCGATCCAACCGAGGCTCTGGTCTCCATCGATATCAACTCCGCCCGTGCCACCAAGGGTAAGGACATCGAGGAAACTGCGCTCAAGACCAACCTGGAGGCCGCCGACGAAGTGGCCCGCCAGTTGCGACTGCGCGACATGGGTGGCCTGGTTGTCATCGATTTCATCGACATGATGGCATCCAAGAGCCAGCGCCAGGTTGAAAACCGCATGCGCGACGCTCTGGATATCGACCGTGCCCGGGTACAGGTCGGCCGTATCTCAAGGTTTGGCCTGCTAGAAATGTCACGCCAGCGCCTGCGTCCATCACTCGGCGAAACCAGCGGCAAAGTCTGCCCCCGTTGTAACGGTCAAGGCACTATCCGCGACACCAAATCACTTGCACTCTCAATCCTGCGCTTGCTGGAAGAGGAAGCAATCAAGGAGCGCAGCGCTGAAGTCCGTGCCATCGTTCCAGTGGACGTGGCTGCCTACCTGCTCAACGAAAAGCGTGGCGCTCTCAACGATGTAGAGCGCGACACCAAAGTACGCGTACTCGTGGTACCCAACCCCAACCTGGAAACACCACACTTCGAAGTACAGCGCCTGCGTGACGACGAGGTAGAAGGCCACGAGATCAGCTACAAGATCGATATCGCTGAGCCCGATATGGACGCTATAACCGACAGCCACAAGGCTGCCATTCCTGTCCAGCAAGCCGCTGTCCAGGCGATAGCACCAACAGCGCCAGCGCCAGAAGCCGCTCCTCGTCAGGAGAAGCCGAAGCAGCAAAATCGCAACCGCGGTGGCAAGCAACAAGCCAAACCTGAGCCCAAGCCTAAAGCGGGTCTGTTCTCTCGTATCTGGTCCGCCATTGCCGGTGAACCAGAGGTTGAGGAAAAACCTGCCGAGAAGAAGCCTCAGGGTCGCCAGCAACGTCAGGGCGAGGGCGAGCAGAAATCCGGCGGCAACAACCGTAACCGCAATCGCAACCGCAACCGCAATCGCAACCGGAATGGCGAGCGCAGTGGTGACGGTCAGCAGCGCGGCGAGAACCGCAATCAACAGAACCGCGGCAACGAGCAGCGCGGCGAGCAAGAACGCCGCGATCCACAGCAACGTTCCGAGAGCGGCGAAGGCCAAAAGCGTCAGCGCAACGAAGAAGGTGGCAACAACCGCAACCGTAATCGCAACCGCCGTCGCAACAACGACGACCGTCGCAAGCAGGATGTCGCCGCTGAAACGCCTGTTGAAAACCAGCAGGACACCGCCGCACAGAGCGAAGAACGCCGTGAAGACGCCCCACGCAAGCGCCCGTCTGAGATGAAGCGTGGCGAGCCCCGCCGTCGTCGCAACCGCGGCCGTAAGCCTGAAGGAGAAGCTGCAACCGGAAATGTGGAAGCACTTGCCGCCAAGCCCAAGCCCGCGCCCGAGGCCAGGCCAGAAGCTGAGCAAGCGCCCGCACCCGTTGCGGCAGAACCCACGACGGAGGCCCCCGCCGTTGCTGCGCCTGTGGTAGAAACGCCTGCCGCTGCAGCCACTCCCGCAGCACCAGCGTCCACTGCCCCTGCTGAATTAGAAGCGCCTGTTGCGACTGCAGAAGCCTCCACGCCCGAAGCGAAACCTGGTGCAGAAGCGCCTGCTGAGCCGGTTGCTGCAGCTCCTGCACAAGCCACACCGGCTCCTGTTGAGCCTGTGGCCGAAACGCCTGCACCGAAAGCGGCCCCCGTCGGCATTACGGCTGATGGCCGTGCGGTTAACGACCCACGCATTGCAGCCAAGCCGGTTACCGACGTTGAGGTGAGCACCAACACATTCGCACTGTTCAGTGACGAAGTCGCTCCAGCGGCTACGCACAGCGGCCGGATTGTTGCGCGCGCGCCGAACGACCCACGTGGTGCATTGCCCGAGGCAGCTGCTCCGGTAGCAGAAGAAGCGCCGGCAACTGAGCCGGTCACCGAAGCTACAGAGGAAGAAGAAGCCGCCCAGGTGTAA